From Saccopteryx leptura isolate mSacLep1 chromosome 3, mSacLep1_pri_phased_curated, whole genome shotgun sequence, one genomic window encodes:
- the LOC136400112 gene encoding cytochrome P450 4A11-like codes for MSVSVLSLTRPLGSISGLLQVVSLLGLVLLLLKAVQLYLRRQWLLRALQEFPSPPSHWLFGHHQEFQVGQEVQRFQKWIEKFPCAFPRWLWGSKVNVIVYDPDYMKVILGRSDPKNYDVYRLLAPWIGYGLLLLNGQTWSQHRRMLTPAFHSDILKPYVEIMSDSVRVMLDRWEELISQDSHLEIFEHVSVMALDTIMKCAFSQQGSVQRDRSCQSYIQAIQEVKNLFYSRKMNFFYQNDIIYWLTPEGRRNHQACQVAHQYTDQVIKLRKAHLQEQEELEKVRRKKHLDFLDILLFARMKDGSPLSDKDLRAEVDTFMFEGHDTTASGISWILYALAAHPEHQERCRKEVQSLLGDGASITWNHLNQMPYTTMCIKEALRLYPPVPRVSRKLNKPITFPDGRSLPKGVIATLSIYALHHNPKVWPNPEVFDPSRFALGSDPHSHAFLPFSAGSRNCIGKQFAMNELKVAVALTLLRFELVADPFRVPIPIPEIVLKSKNGIHLQLRKLL; via the exons ATGAGTGTGTCTGTGCTCAGCCTCACAAGACCCCTGGGCAGTATCTCTGGGCTCCTGCAAGTGGTCTCCCTGCTCGGTCTGGTTCTGCTGCTGCTCAAGGCAGTCCAGCTCTACCTGCGCCGGCAGTGGCTGCTCAGAGCCCTTCAGGAgttcccatcccctccttcccactGGCTGTTCGGACACCATCAGGAG TTCCAAGTTGGCCAAGAGGTACAACGGTTTCAGAAATGGATAGAGAAATTTCCATGTGCCTTTCCTCGCTGGCTATGGGGGAGCAAGGTCAATGTCATAGTTTATGACCCTGACTACATGAAGGTCATCCTGGGAAGATCAG accccaaaaaTTATGACGTGTACAGACTACTGGCTCCCTGGATTG GATATGGTTTGCTCCTGTTGAATGGGCAGACGTGGTCACAGCACCGGCGGATGCTGACCCCAGCCTTCCACTCCGACATCCTGAAGCCCTACGTGGAAATCATGTCTGATTCTGTACGAGTGATGCTG GACAGATGGGAGGAGCTCATCAGCCAGGACTCACATCTGGAGATCTTTGAACACGTCTCCGTGATGGCCCTGGACACCATCATGAAGTGTGCCTTCAGCCAGCAGGGCAGCGTCCAGAGAGACAG GAGCTGCCAGTCCTACATCCAGGCCATTCAGGAAGtgaaaaatctgttttattctcGAAAGATGAATTTCTTCTACCAGAATGACATCATCTACTGGTTGACCCCTGAGGGCCGCCGTAACCACCAGGCCTGCCAGGTTGCCCATCAATACACAG ACCAAGTGATCAAGCTGAGGAAGGCACATCTGCAGGAGCAGGAAGAGCTGGAGAAGGTCAGGAGAAAGAAGCACTTGGATTTCCTGGACATCCTCCTCTTTGCCAGA ATGAAGGATGGGAGCCCCTTGTCTGACAAGGACCTCCGTGCCGAAGTGGACACATTTATGTTCGAGGGTCATGACACCACTGCCAGTGGCATCTCCTGGATCCTCTATGCTCTGGCTGCGCACCCTGAGCATCAGGAGAGGTGCCGCAAGGAGGTCCAGAGCCTCCTGGGGGATGGCGCCTCCATCACCTG GAATCACCTGAATCAGATGCCCTACACCACCATGTGCATCAAGGAGGCACTGCGACTCTATCCACCTGTACCACGAGTCAGCAGAAAGCTCAACAAGCCCATCACCTTCCCTGATGGACGCTCCTTACCCAAAG GAGTCATTGCCACACTTTCCATTTATGCCCTTCACCACAATCCAAAGGTGTGGCCAAATCCAGAG GTATTCGACCCATCCCGTTTTGCACTGGGTTCTGATCCACACAGTCATGCTTTCCTGCCCTTCTCAGCAGGGTCAAG GAACTGCATCGGGAAGCAATTTGCCATGAACGAGCTGAAGGTGGCCGTGGCCTTGACCCTGCTTCGCTTTGAGCTGGTAGCGGATCCTTTCAGAGTCCCCATCCCTATACCAGAAATTGTGTTGAAGTCTAAGAATGGAATCCACCTGCAGCTCAGGAAGCTCCTCTAA